In Bacilli bacterium, a single window of DNA contains:
- a CDS encoding discoidin domain-containing protein, protein MSRKIMVRRMFFVISAIVILAGILSFQPGVSKAASISDANKTIFGPNVYVFDSSMGDANIQNVADAIFSSQETAQFGNGRYALLFKPGTYNVDVRVGFYTTVAGLGQNPADVQINGGVDADAQWANANATTNFWRSIENFTVNPSTGSVRVPSGTAQWAVSQAAPMRRVHVQGNLYLFDFDSNWNAGWASGGFISDSLIDGKITPASQQQFFSRNNQYGEWANGVWNMVFVGDETPPAASFPDPPYTVVNQTPNMREKPYLYVDGSGQYRVFVPSLQTNTRGISWIGGNTPGQSISIDQFYIARSDTSSAADINNALNQGKHILFTPGIYHLNETIQVNNPNTVILGLGYPTLIPDNGQVAMKVADVDGVKVAGLLFEAGPTKSSSLMEVGPANSSQDHSANPVSLHDLFFGIGGFTPGTADVGLEINSNDVIGDHFWIWRADHGAGAGWTSNVSKNGLIVNGNDVTIYGLFNEHHEEFQTLWNGNGGRLYFYQSELPYDVPNQSAWMSHNGTVNGYASYKVADSVSTHEAWGLGVYSYFRDSAAKLNSAIEVPDVQGVKIHHMTTIWLSGTAGSEITHVINNIGNRVYANSPAEAMRQTVSEFQGTGAGGGGDGGALDRTGWTATSSPISGEPPANLLDGSMSTRWSTGTAMSPGQYIIVDMKNTKTFDQIVMDSTGSDNDYARGYEVYVSDDGTNWGSAVASGSGSGPVVTVTFPAQSARYIKVVQTGSASYWWSIREFYVMN, encoded by the coding sequence ATGTCAAGAAAAATCATGGTAAGAAGAATGTTTTTCGTCATTTCCGCAATTGTCATTTTGGCGGGAATACTATCATTTCAACCTGGTGTTTCCAAGGCGGCTTCGATCAGTGATGCAAACAAAACGATTTTTGGCCCCAACGTTTATGTATTCGATTCGTCCATGGGGGATGCCAACATCCAAAACGTGGCTGACGCTATATTCAGTTCCCAGGAAACTGCGCAATTCGGCAACGGGCGGTATGCGCTGCTCTTTAAGCCTGGCACCTACAATGTGGACGTAAGGGTAGGCTTCTACACCACGGTTGCCGGACTGGGCCAAAATCCCGCCGATGTGCAAATCAACGGCGGCGTGGATGCGGATGCCCAGTGGGCGAACGCCAACGCGACCACAAACTTCTGGCGTTCAATCGAAAATTTCACTGTCAATCCGTCTACCGGTTCGGTGCGAGTTCCCAGCGGCACGGCGCAATGGGCCGTCTCCCAGGCGGCGCCGATGAGACGCGTTCACGTCCAGGGCAATCTGTACCTGTTCGATTTTGACTCGAATTGGAACGCCGGTTGGGCGAGCGGCGGCTTTATTTCGGATTCCTTGATCGATGGTAAAATTACGCCCGCTTCGCAGCAGCAGTTTTTCTCCAGAAACAATCAGTACGGAGAATGGGCAAACGGCGTTTGGAACATGGTCTTTGTCGGTGACGAAACTCCGCCGGCAGCCTCTTTTCCGGATCCTCCCTATACGGTCGTGAATCAAACGCCGAACATGCGGGAAAAACCGTATCTTTATGTGGACGGGAGCGGGCAATACCGCGTTTTTGTTCCTTCTCTACAGACGAACACCCGGGGCATCAGTTGGATTGGCGGAAATACGCCGGGACAATCGATATCGATAGATCAGTTCTACATTGCGCGTTCCGATACATCCAGCGCGGCAGACATCAACAATGCACTGAATCAAGGCAAGCATATTTTGTTTACGCCTGGCATTTACCACCTGAACGAAACGATTCAGGTCAATAATCCGAACACGGTTATACTCGGGCTTGGTTATCCCACATTGATTCCGGACAATGGGCAAGTGGCCATGAAAGTAGCGGATGTGGACGGCGTGAAAGTCGCTGGGTTGCTGTTTGAAGCCGGACCGACAAAATCTTCCTCGTTAATGGAAGTCGGCCCCGCGAACAGTTCACAAGATCATTCGGCCAACCCCGTATCGCTTCATGATCTGTTCTTCGGCATCGGCGGCTTTACTCCCGGCACGGCGGATGTGGGTCTTGAGATCAACAGCAACGATGTAATCGGCGATCATTTCTGGATTTGGCGCGCCGATCATGGCGCAGGGGCGGGATGGACCAGCAATGTCAGCAAAAACGGATTGATCGTCAATGGGAACGATGTTACGATCTATGGATTGTTCAATGAACATCACGAAGAGTTTCAGACGTTGTGGAACGGAAACGGAGGGCGGCTGTACTTCTATCAGTCGGAACTTCCCTATGATGTTCCCAACCAATCGGCCTGGATGAGTCATAACGGCACTGTCAACGGCTATGCTTCGTACAAAGTGGCCGATTCGGTATCCACTCATGAAGCTTGGGGGCTTGGCGTATATTCATACTTCAGAGATTCGGCAGCAAAGCTGAACAGTGCGATCGAGGTTCCTGACGTTCAGGGCGTGAAAATTCATCATATGACCACCATTTGGCTGTCGGGTACAGCCGGAAGTGAAATTACGCACGTGATCAATAATATCGGGAATCGAGTGTACGCCAATTCACCGGCGGAAGCCATGCGGCAAACCGTTTCCGAATTCCAGGGAACCGGCGCCGGCGGCGGAGGCGACGGCGGGGCGCTCGACCGGACAGGGTGGACGGCGACCTCCTCGCCAATCAGCGGCGAGCCCCCTGCGAATTTGCTGGACGGAAGTATGTCCACACGCTGGAGCACGGGTACGGCTATGTCCCCGGGGCAGTATATTATTGTGGACATGAAGAATACAAAAACTTTTGACCAGATTGTGATGGATTCGACCGGCAGCGACAACGACTATGCGCGCGGCTATGAGGTATATGTCTCGGACGATGGAACGAACTGGGGCAGCGCGGTGGCAAGCGGAAGCGGCAGCGGTCCGGTGGTGACGGTAACGTTCCCGGCGCAAAGCGCCCGCTACATCAAGGTGGTGCAAACAGGAAGCGCTTCGTATTGGTGGTCGATCCGGGAATTTTACGTGATGAATTAA
- a CDS encoding carbohydrate ABC transporter permease has translation METSRVKPVVPVDARYAAATLAKRRAGRALFVCFMAVLVVADLFPLIWLFDFSLLKSGDFFASGILKWPDPPMWKNYADAFAKAHIMLLFANSLLVSGVSIVIIILASVFMGYAFTRMEWKWRKPLFALIMVGMIIPIYSTLLPNFIIFNQVHLLNTYWSLILPYAAFSIPISMFIVTGFMETIPRALEEAAVLDGLTIPGIIFRIILPVLRPAIATMAVISFLNCWNEFIMAVTYISEDSLRTLPFAVVYFMGQYTSNYGAQFAVLAMITIPSILIYLLFTDQITRGITAGAVKG, from the coding sequence ATGGAAACGTCCCGTGTGAAACCCGTCGTCCCGGTTGATGCCCGTTATGCCGCCGCGACCCTGGCAAAACGCCGGGCAGGCCGCGCCTTATTTGTTTGTTTTATGGCGGTACTGGTTGTTGCCGATCTGTTTCCGCTCATTTGGCTGTTTGATTTTTCCTTGCTGAAAAGCGGCGACTTTTTTGCTTCGGGCATTTTGAAATGGCCGGATCCGCCGATGTGGAAAAATTATGCCGACGCGTTCGCCAAGGCGCATATTATGCTGCTGTTTGCCAACAGTTTGTTGGTGAGCGGCGTGTCCATCGTCATCATCATCCTCGCATCCGTTTTCATGGGGTATGCGTTTACGCGCATGGAATGGAAATGGAGGAAGCCTTTGTTTGCCCTGATCATGGTCGGCATGATCATACCGATATATTCCACATTGCTGCCGAATTTCATCATATTCAATCAGGTGCATTTGCTGAACACCTATTGGTCGTTGATTCTGCCTTATGCGGCATTTTCCATTCCCATCAGCATGTTTATCGTTACGGGTTTCATGGAAACCATTCCGCGGGCGTTGGAGGAAGCGGCGGTACTTGACGGATTGACGATTCCCGGGATTATTTTCCGGATCATTTTGCCGGTCTTGCGTCCGGCGATTGCCACCATGGCGGTGATTTCATTTCTGAACTGCTGGAACGAATTCATCATGGCGGTGACCTATATCAGCGAGGATTCGCTGCGAACACTGCCGTTTGCCGTAGTTTATTTCATGGGCCAGTACACATCCAACTACGGAGCCCAGTTTGCGGTTTTGGCGATGATCACCATCCCGTCGATTTTGATCTATCTGCTCTTTACCGATCAAATTACGCGGGGGATTACGGCAGGCGCCGTGAAGGGGTAA
- a CDS encoding extracellular solute-binding protein: MSNQWFGLKKWAVVLIALTVIVAMSACGNGNTEGSGGTASSAPETTASNDAGNTAATNSDGGKEEQEKITLTFFTNNSDRNTGQGKVEQILIDQYMKEHPNITIKVETLSPDPQFQDKIKVYNASTSLPDIISAWGNVNYLGPLVANNALAELNRGELENLGFIPAALDSFSVDGKLYGFPRNSDFFVIYYNKKIFADNGLQVPKTEAELLDIFQKLKAKNIVPIAMDGQDAWVSGIWFDTMVQRAAGTWEVSHKAMDRSGSFKNEDTIMAARHMQQWIDAGAYGLGFLNQDYGTARNVFGQGKAAMYMMGEWEMGMASDENFPEEVRNNIGAFPFPSIEGGKGTTGDLTAWFGGGYAVSAYSKHKAEAIDFLKWMFRPDGWAKQVWVNGVTFPAQKYDQFMTGNETNVQKDLTQIFSNAKSYSGTVNQDKFTPDTQTTYYNSIQKLEGKQMTPEQFVEIIDQAAEQSANN; encoded by the coding sequence ATGAGCAACCAATGGTTTGGCCTCAAGAAATGGGCCGTCGTCCTGATCGCCCTGACAGTAATCGTCGCGATGTCCGCATGCGGCAACGGCAACACGGAAGGTAGCGGCGGAACCGCTTCTTCCGCGCCCGAGACAACGGCAAGCAACGACGCGGGCAACACGGCGGCGACAAATTCCGATGGCGGAAAAGAGGAGCAGGAAAAGATCACGTTGACGTTTTTCACCAACAACTCCGACCGCAACACCGGACAGGGCAAAGTGGAGCAAATTTTGATCGACCAATACATGAAGGAACATCCGAATATTACGATCAAAGTAGAGACGTTGTCGCCCGATCCGCAGTTTCAGGACAAAATCAAGGTGTACAACGCATCAACCAGCTTGCCGGATATTATCAGCGCCTGGGGCAATGTCAACTATCTGGGGCCGTTGGTCGCCAATAACGCCTTGGCTGAATTAAACCGCGGCGAATTGGAGAATTTGGGGTTCATTCCGGCGGCGTTGGACAGTTTCAGTGTTGACGGAAAGCTGTACGGATTCCCCCGCAACTCCGACTTCTTTGTCATCTACTATAACAAAAAGATTTTTGCCGATAACGGTTTGCAAGTGCCGAAGACGGAAGCTGAACTGCTGGATATTTTCCAAAAACTCAAAGCCAAAAACATCGTACCGATCGCGATGGATGGCCAAGACGCCTGGGTGTCGGGGATATGGTTTGACACGATGGTGCAACGCGCTGCCGGCACTTGGGAGGTTTCGCACAAAGCCATGGACCGCAGCGGGTCCTTTAAAAATGAAGACACGATTATGGCCGCGCGGCATATGCAACAATGGATTGACGCCGGAGCTTACGGACTGGGCTTTTTGAATCAGGATTACGGAACGGCCAGAAACGTGTTTGGTCAAGGCAAGGCGGCGATGTACATGATGGGCGAATGGGAAATGGGCATGGCTTCCGACGAGAATTTCCCCGAAGAAGTGCGAAACAACATCGGAGCGTTTCCATTCCCATCCATAGAAGGAGGCAAAGGAACAACCGGCGATTTGACCGCCTGGTTCGGCGGAGGATACGCAGTTTCCGCATATTCCAAACACAAAGCCGAAGCGATAGATTTTCTGAAATGGATGTTCCGCCCGGACGGTTGGGCCAAGCAAGTGTGGGTGAACGGTGTAACCTTCCCCGCCCAAAAATACGATCAATTCATGACAGGCAACGAAACAAACGTGCAAAAAGATTTGACGCAAATTTTCAGCAATGCGAAATCTTACAGCGGCACGGTCAATCAGGACAAATTTACGCCGGATACGCAAACTACCTATTACAATTCCATTCAAAAGCTGGAAGGAAAACAAATGACACCGGAACAATTTGTGGAAATCATCGATCAGGCGGCGGAACAATCGGCAAACAATTAA
- a CDS encoding sugar ABC transporter permease: MHQMISDRKTVFWLVAPGMVLFAAMVFIPILASFYYSLTDWDGATAYHWIGLQNYLQIFIHDKIFWKSLLNSVLLGLGLVLIQHPFALFIAMLVQYCGRWEKLLRVCIFIPAIISTFVTTKLWASVLSTQFGLLNNILIQLGLSSWRQDWLGNPRLAILCIIFVCMWQGFGYAFLLYYAGIKGIPQDLHEAAMLDGASQLQLNLKVIFPLLAPVIRINVVLAVISAFKQMETVFLLTAGGPADSTQFLSNYLYSKAFRDNMYGYGNAVSIMLVVICLAITLILNRSIKREVGEF, from the coding sequence ATGCACCAAATGATCAGTGACAGAAAAACCGTGTTTTGGCTGGTGGCCCCCGGTATGGTGTTGTTTGCCGCAATGGTATTCATCCCCATATTGGCCAGCTTCTATTACAGTCTGACGGATTGGGACGGAGCGACCGCCTACCATTGGATCGGATTGCAGAACTATTTGCAGATTTTTATTCACGACAAAATCTTTTGGAAATCTTTGCTCAATTCGGTGCTGCTCGGTTTGGGATTGGTGCTGATTCAGCATCCGTTTGCCCTCTTTATCGCCATGTTGGTGCAGTATTGCGGAAGATGGGAAAAGCTGCTCAGGGTGTGCATCTTTATTCCTGCCATTATCTCCACCTTTGTCACGACCAAACTTTGGGCGAGCGTGCTAAGCACCCAGTTCGGATTGCTGAACAATATTTTGATTCAATTGGGTTTGTCCTCGTGGAGGCAAGATTGGCTCGGCAATCCGCGGCTGGCGATTCTCTGCATTATCTTTGTATGCATGTGGCAAGGATTCGGATATGCTTTTTTGCTGTATTATGCCGGAATCAAGGGCATTCCGCAGGACCTGCATGAGGCGGCCATGCTTGACGGCGCGTCGCAGTTGCAACTTAACCTGAAAGTGATTTTTCCACTGCTTGCCCCGGTAATTCGAATTAACGTGGTTTTGGCCGTCATTTCCGCTTTTAAACAAATGGAGACCGTGTTTCTGTTGACCGCAGGGGGGCCGGCGGACAGCACGCAATTTCTGTCCAATTATTTGTATTCCAAGGCGTTTCGCGACAATATGTACGGTTACGGCAACGCGGTGTCGATCATGCTGGTCGTCATTTGTTTGGCGATTACGCTGATACTGAATCGGTCAATCAAAAGGGAAGTGGGTGAATTTTAG
- a CDS encoding sodium:solute symporter has translation MNWTALVVFMIFFLFVTVLGFVSAKWRRGDLDRLDEWGLAGRRFGTIVTWFLLGGDLYTAYTFIAVPALMYAKGGIGFFAVPYTIIIYPFVFMVMPRLWSVAKKHNYITASDFVKGRYGSSTLALLVAITGILATMPYIALQLVGMQAVFDGMGLSGDWPLIIAFLILAVYTYNSGLRAPASIAIVKDLMIYVTIIVAVIYIPYKLGGFGPIFDAATAKHHAAALLPSNNFAVYSTLSLGSALALFLYPHSLTGIFSSSSREVIKRNTALLPAYSFVLGLLALLGYMAIAAGIDTKDGNAAIPQLILKMFPDWFTGFAFAAIAIGALVPAAIMSIAAANLFTRNIYKEYINKNCTEKQEARMAKMVSLVVKVGALAFIFLFARQDAINLQLLGGVWILQTLPAVIVGLYTNWFNKWALILGWVASMVTGTWMAAYMHFGNSFKLPFGIGGGTMIYIGLYALVINFVVSIVLTWLFNAINLKNGKDETVAADYQ, from the coding sequence ATGGCGGCGCGGCGATTTGGACAGACTTGACGAATGGGGGCTTGCCGGCAGACGCTTTGGAACGATCGTAACCTGGTTCCTGCTCGGTGGCGATCTCTACACCGCATATACCTTTATTGCGGTACCTGCTCTTATGTATGCAAAAGGCGGCATCGGGTTCTTTGCCGTTCCCTATACGATTATCATTTATCCGTTTGTGTTCATGGTCATGCCGCGTCTATGGTCGGTAGCCAAAAAACATAACTATATTACCGCCTCCGACTTTGTTAAAGGACGCTACGGCAGCAGCACGTTGGCGCTGCTCGTTGCCATCACCGGTATTCTGGCTACCATGCCGTATATTGCGCTGCAACTCGTAGGGATGCAGGCCGTGTTCGATGGCATGGGCCTGAGCGGAGACTGGCCGCTTATCATCGCCTTCTTGATATTGGCTGTTTATACTTATAACAGCGGCTTGCGCGCGCCCGCATCGATCGCGATCGTCAAAGACTTGATGATTTACGTCACGATCATCGTCGCCGTTATTTACATCCCATACAAATTGGGCGGATTTGGCCCGATTTTCGACGCGGCTACCGCGAAACACCATGCCGCGGCGTTGCTGCCGTCCAATAACTTTGCGGTTTACTCAACTCTGTCGCTTGGTTCGGCGCTCGCTCTATTCTTGTACCCGCACTCGTTGACCGGGATTTTCAGTTCCAGCAGCCGTGAGGTCATCAAGCGCAATACAGCGCTCTTGCCGGCATATTCGTTCGTGCTCGGTCTGCTGGCGCTGTTGGGATACATGGCGATTGCCGCCGGAATCGATACGAAAGACGGAAACGCTGCTATCCCGCAGTTGATTCTGAAAATGTTCCCTGACTGGTTCACCGGTTTCGCCTTTGCCGCGATCGCAATCGGTGCGCTAGTTCCGGCGGCTATCATGTCGATCGCCGCAGCAAACCTGTTTACACGTAACATTTACAAGGAATACATCAATAAAAATTGCACCGAAAAACAAGAAGCCAGAATGGCGAAAATGGTTTCGCTGGTCGTCAAAGTCGGCGCGCTGGCGTTTATCTTCCTGTTTGCCAGACAAGACGCCATCAACCTGCAGCTTTTGGGCGGCGTCTGGATTCTGCAAACCCTGCCAGCTGTGATTGTCGGCCTGTACACCAACTGGTTTAACAAGTGGGCATTGATTCTGGGATGGGTGGCAAGCATGGTCACCGGCACGTGGATGGCCGCCTACATGCATTTCGGCAACAGCTTCAAGCTGCCGTTCGGCATTGGCGGTGGCACGATGATCTATATCGGCTTGTACGCCCTGGTAATCAACTTTGTAGTTTCAATCGTGCTGACCTGGCTGTTCAACGCGATAAACCTCAAGAATGGCAAAGACGAAACGGTAGCAGCCGATTACCAATAA